TCAATGACACAGTGTATAGTAAaaaagtttgtgaaaatttgataaattataaaaccattatttaaactaaacaaaaaaatcataagaaagttcaaaaattaatataatactgTTAAGTGTCTGATCTTACTAGCCAGAATAATATATTCATTTGTTAAGTATCTGATCTTTGTTAAAAACCACGAAACTAAGATTCTGTGTTTCTTCCTTCTTAAAATAATTGTGCCTTGTATCACTGACTTGGTTTGGCACTACAGGTTGTCACACTAACAAACAATTTTTCTTTTAAGTCTGCATCAGGTGTTGCCAAAACATTCATCAAATCTATAAATAGATACCCACCATGTAGACCTTGGCCTTTCTCTTCTCGAATATACACTCCATCCTGTTTGGTCCATGGATAAGATCTTTGTTTCTTCCAAACAGCGCCAAGGAGTTCCTCCATTTTTGTGCCTATTTAGATTCTACTCTTTGCTCCCCATAATGTGGTTATTCCTAACATGGTCCTCTCTTTCCCTCCTCATTTTTTCTTATCTGTCATATTCTTTTGTTTACCAGTTTTTCCTTGCTCAGTATTTTGAACATCGTGGGACAAATTATCTATATACCGTTTTCATATAGAAAGCACATATTATTCTCCATCCCCTCTATGCAAATTGTTAATTGCATTGTTTGTCCTCTACCATTCTATTTTCACTGATATTGGTTAGTTGAATTAGGATATGTGAAAAGAAAAAGTAAAATATATGTGAAAAGTAGATATGCCTGGGAATGAAGCCTAGTTCAAAGTTTTAAAAATCATAACTTTgagttcctcttctccttccaaaGTTTTTAAATTGACCTCATCTTTGATATATGTGACCTGAAATTGGGAAGAAAAAAGGTATTAGAAGTTTCTGCTTGTATAATGAGTTATCATTTTTCTTAAACATTTCAAGAAACTTTTGTCTTTAATGTAAGAAGTTGACATCATACTATGATATCTGTTTGCTGTTGGCAGGGGTAAAATAGTTTACTGTAAGAAGTATTTGGTTGCCTATAAGCTGCTACTCAAGAACAGAGAAACTGATACCAATTACAAGAACTACTCTTAGAAGCAGTTTCTTCTGTTAAGACTTCCATCCGACTGTACAGAATTCTCTAATGAGTCACCCAACAATGGACTTCCAGTGAATTATTGGATTTCTGTTGTCTCCATTGAACTATCTAGGCATGACCTTCATCTTGTGGAATGATACCTTTCTAAGCTTATGGAGGTCACCTAACCAGCTGATGATCTGTTTTTAAGATCATTGCCGCGTGAAACTTCAGTTCTGTAAGCTTGTATAGATTCGCAAATGGTTGCTTCCTTTAATGCCAAAGAAGGAATTCAGAAACATTCATGAATTACCTAATAAAAATAATAGTTTGTATAATTTCTTTGCAGGAAATTCTGCTGCAAGTCCACAACTTATTGAAATAAAGATCACCAGTGATGCAACTTTTTGCCAATGTCTCTGAAGTTATAAACTAAGACAAGCAGAATCGGAgggtcatgacatttgatgtTCAGATCCAGCACTGATATATCTGCACACATAGGCTTTCTCAAAAGGTAAGAAAAAAGTTTCTCATTTCGTTCCCTCACATTATAAAGCAGAGAAAGCAAAGTAGAACTTTGATCTGAAACCTAAGTATGAAGCATGTCACTATATTGTTCAATATCTGTTCTCATATTCTGCCACATTTCAGTGTGTCAGAGAATTACCTCTTTTCATCTTCAGCTCTCGGGAGCTACCATCATAACAAGCCCAACAGCTATTTTGTGCAGGTGGTTGGGTTGGCTAAGCAGCAGCTCCTTTGAAGATGAGAAAGTTGAGTGTCTCCAGGCAGAAGTAGATGAAGGTGCCCTTTGTGTGGGTGAAGAAGCACCCGAAGTTGGAACCCACCACACATTGCCATCCAGGCCCATACCTCAGATCAAATTCCTGGAACATCAACACGCACAAGAAAAGAAGGGGCTGACAGAAGGTCCAACCATGGAGGAATTGGAAAATTGATGTGGAAAGGAGAGAGGGGAAATTACCTTCTTTATGTGGGTAGCTATGCTTTTGCAGTCAAGGACATCAAAGAGGTCGAGAGCTTCACTAGCACAGGACATGGCTTGCAGCTGCATCTTCACTGGCATGTCTGTGTCCTGGATCATTGCCTTCCCCTCCAGCATTCTGCCTCTCTCCCCAAATCCAGTGCTGATCCAATTGAGAAATCTGCTCCTATTTCACTGGATTAATAACTGCATGCTGTGGAAGACCGAAAGATTTAGAAGGATAACGCATGCACACTGTCCCCTACTCTTATCTCTGATCTCTGACATCATAATATCCAGCCTTTTTTCCCTCTATTTAACTGTGGACTTGTGGGagaacgcacacacacacacacgcactctttctctctctctctctctcaatcaatCCTTTCCACATGGCAGAATGTTTTTGTTGTTTGGGAGGGGTGGGGAGATAAATATGAGGCAAAAATCTTATCACTTCTCTCCATGTCAAAGATAATCTTGTTAATTGCAACCACTGCCATGCAATCACAAAGGCATGGAGAATtcctgagagaaaaaaaaaagattaataatatctttttctttctgAGGAAAATTCACACCAAACTATACAAAATATTTGAACTTATCCTCCTCTGGGTGTTTACAGCTCCTCTTTGGTTGCCAGTGGCGTGCATGGCGATCACCTCCTTCCTGCTGATGGTGACTTGTATTGTCATGGCATATAGATTGATGAACAAACACTTTGAGGGTACACAATGACATGGTTGGTATTGTCTTATATGCAGATGTGTTAATTCATCTGAAACAGTATACTAATTAATATGATTggtatatagatttgatcaaagaaaaaaaaaaaaagagagagagaattggTTTTGACCACTagattattagaaaaaaaaagtcaTGGAGATTTTACATATTTATATGTCACTCCATCTGCAAGTTTACATAAATTTAAGGATAAGAGTGGTCTGATTCAATGGTTTGGGCCGTATAAATACATCTCTATCTGCAATTATGAAGTATGTTTCCAGGAATCATTTAATGGTATGATTGGGGGCAATGATTGCACGTTGACAAAGAGGGCTGGTGGCAGATCATTATCTTATTATATTCTCCTCGATAAGCTTTTGTGCAATTAATTGGGTGTCATTTTCCTTAATTTTTACGTGCCAACCATATTATTTGTTTGTGGATGCTTTTGTAGATATTATTATTATCGAACTTTGATGTGTCAACATGAATCCCAATCGGCAGTTCGCGTGCTTCAAGCTTCATATGAATCTACATATGAGATGTGAGTAATCGTAGAACTAATTAGTTGTATTAAACATTCTTatctttataatttcaaaaattatattgagatttttatatttatgaaagtgaaacatttaatctcattTTTTCTCACGTCGTCGACTTTGTTGACAAAAATATCGTAAGGTTTATCATTGAGCATGTGTTGACTTTGTGTTACTTCGGTTTATCACCGAGTACTTAGGCATTTTCGTTAGCAGAGTCGACGACGTGAGAAAAatcgagattaaatattttactttcgtaagtatatgGACCCCAATATGATTTTCGAAAGTATAAAAATTGAGATATTAAGGATAATTAATTAcaagagataatatgtaattagttcgtAATTATACTCTCTTGTTTACTTACAATTTCTCTGAAAATAGGGTGCTTGGCTACTGAATCAATAAGCATTTGAAGGTATAGCTCTACTGCTAAGCCTTCACTGTATTCGAGTGAGTAGATGTAATCGTTGCAGCATCACATGGAAGGCCCTTAAAATGTGGTGAAAGTTCCATGGCGTGGCTGTTCTTTTGCTGTTGGATGTCCTGTTTGCAGCGTAGCTGAAGGCTTCGAGGAGATAAGCCTCTAATCTCATCAGAATCGTTCGTGGGAGTCAGAAATGAAGTCATTGGTAATCGAATGAGACAGGGGAAAGAATATTGGTGTCGTCAACCTTCCTCTTgtgttccttttcttcttccaccTTTTCGAGTCCTCAGAGCAAGTGGACATTGGCAAGCCGACAGCGTGTGCTATGGGGGGAAGAGAGCCCAAGAGGACAGGAGAGGCGACGAGGTTCACCACCTCCTTCGTCCCACTGCTGTCTTCCCTCCACATGGATTTCAAAGTTTGCCTTgtttgttctttggaaagtgtAATCCCAAGAGAAAATTGCAGTGGTTGGGCTTTGGGAACTCAAATTGGTCACCAACTACTTTGTTTGTTCATAGCATGTTAATGCCCAAAGCTGCTTACATAGATAATGTGTGTCTAATAGTTTGTATCAGTgagtttgtcctttttgttctttttgaAGAACAACAAGGTTACTCTTGTGTAAGCATTGGATCTAAAACTTGTATTGATTGTGAGTTTTCCAAGAACAAAGGCTACTACTTCTGTATAGGCATTGGATCTGaaactttgtaattgtaggttcCATCTGCCATGGTCATACTTGCTGATGTTATGCAGAGCTCAAATTGTTACTTACATTTAAGTTGGAATTTAagataaattatcataaaaataactttttatcatttttttttcgaTCTAAGAAATATTATTACTTCTTCCTGCATGAGACCGAGCCCATGAATGGATCCACGTGCGCCGTCTTCTcccaacaataataattattggacAATAACAGCGTAAGATTCCGTATCTATTCCTATCAAACAATAGATCCGATATCTATGGTGGATTCGCCACCGCATCCGAGTCGCGGTTCATAAATGAACTCCT
This Musa acuminata AAA Group cultivar baxijiao chromosome BXJ1-2, Cavendish_Baxijiao_AAA, whole genome shotgun sequence DNA region includes the following protein-coding sequences:
- the LOC103976481 gene encoding uncharacterized protein LOC103976481, encoding MLEGKAMIQDTDMPVKMQLQAMSCASEALDLFDVLDCKSIATHIKKEFDLRYGPGWQCVVGSNFGCFFTHTKGTFIYFCLETLNFLIFKGAAA